The following coding sequences are from one Halorubrum sp. BOL3-1 window:
- a CDS encoding sugar phosphate nucleotidyltransferase has product MKAVVLAGGYATRLWPITEHRPKMFLPVGENNVIDEIFEDLEADDRVDEVFVSTNERFADTFAEYLADSPFEKPTLSVEETVEEDEKFGVVGALEQLVEREAVDDDLIVVAGDNMISFDLGDFADFFEDKGTPTLAAYDVGDRDRAKSYGLVQLDGDEVIDFQEKPDDPQSTLVSIACYAFPAETLPKLTTYLEDDNNPDEPGWFLQWLQQRGAVHAYTFDGAWFDIGTAESYLDAVEYALDGGTLVAADATVEGSDLGDVVHVMSGATVTDSTLDRAVVFDDATVTDSEIRNSAIDTGAALEGVDLSGALIGSYTSITEGDDF; this is encoded by the coding sequence ATGAAAGCAGTCGTACTCGCGGGTGGCTACGCGACCAGACTCTGGCCGATCACCGAACACCGGCCGAAGATGTTCCTGCCGGTCGGAGAAAACAACGTCATCGACGAGATATTCGAGGACTTAGAGGCCGACGACCGAGTCGACGAGGTGTTCGTGTCGACGAACGAGCGCTTCGCCGACACGTTCGCGGAGTACCTCGCCGACAGTCCCTTCGAGAAGCCGACGCTTTCCGTCGAGGAGACCGTCGAGGAAGACGAGAAGTTCGGCGTCGTGGGGGCGCTCGAACAGCTCGTCGAGCGCGAGGCCGTCGACGACGACCTGATCGTCGTCGCCGGCGACAACATGATCAGCTTCGACCTGGGCGACTTCGCAGACTTCTTCGAGGACAAGGGAACGCCGACGCTGGCGGCGTACGACGTTGGCGACCGCGACCGCGCGAAGTCGTACGGTCTCGTCCAACTGGACGGCGACGAGGTGATCGACTTCCAAGAGAAACCCGACGACCCGCAGTCGACGCTCGTCTCCATCGCCTGCTACGCCTTCCCCGCAGAGACGCTCCCGAAGCTCACGACGTACCTCGAAGACGACAACAACCCGGACGAGCCGGGCTGGTTCCTCCAGTGGCTCCAACAGCGCGGGGCGGTCCACGCCTACACCTTCGACGGCGCCTGGTTCGACATCGGCACCGCCGAAAGCTACCTCGACGCCGTCGAGTACGCGCTCGACGGCGGGACACTCGTCGCCGCCGACGCGACTGTCGAGGGCAGCGACCTCGGCGACGTGGTCCACGTGATGAGCGGCGCGACGGTGACCGACTCGACGCTCGACCGCGCCGTCGTCTTCGACGACGCGACGGTGACCGACTCCGAGATCCGTAATTCCGCGATCGACACGGGCGCCGCCCTCGAAGGCGTCGACCTCTCCGGCGCGTTGATCGGCTCGTACACCTCGATCACCGAGGGCGACGACTTCTGA
- a CDS encoding enoyl-CoA hydratase/isomerase family protein yields MSRETIAFDIDDRGVATITVDRPEQLNALTAGTLEAIEGALDEAVDRDARALVVAGAGDEAFVAGADISHMVDLSTPEAQAYAELGHRVASAIETFPAPTIAAVDGYAFGGGCELALACDLRVAAESAVLGQTEIDLGIIPGWGGTQRLPALVGDEVARRLIFLGERIDATEAAEVGFVGEVVDDDAFDERIDELAGELAAKPATALRAAKEALNAAADGSAATGLALERRAWAGLFGTHDQREGMEAFLEKREPEFE; encoded by the coding sequence ATGAGCCGGGAGACCATCGCGTTCGACATCGACGACCGGGGCGTCGCGACGATCACCGTCGACCGACCCGAACAGCTCAACGCGCTCACCGCCGGGACGCTGGAAGCGATCGAGGGCGCGCTGGACGAGGCGGTCGACCGCGACGCGCGCGCCCTCGTCGTCGCCGGCGCGGGCGACGAGGCGTTCGTCGCGGGCGCCGACATCTCTCACATGGTCGACCTGTCGACGCCCGAGGCGCAGGCGTACGCCGAGCTGGGCCACCGCGTCGCGAGCGCGATCGAGACGTTCCCCGCGCCGACGATAGCCGCGGTCGACGGGTACGCCTTCGGCGGCGGCTGCGAGCTCGCCTTAGCGTGTGATCTCCGGGTCGCCGCCGAGAGCGCGGTCCTCGGACAGACGGAGATCGACCTCGGGATAATCCCCGGCTGGGGCGGCACCCAACGGCTCCCGGCGCTGGTCGGTGACGAGGTCGCCCGTCGGCTGATCTTCCTCGGCGAGCGGATCGACGCGACGGAGGCGGCCGAGGTCGGGTTCGTCGGGGAGGTCGTCGACGACGACGCGTTCGACGAGCGGATCGACGAGCTGGCGGGCGAACTCGCGGCGAAGCCGGCGACCGCGTTGCGGGCCGCTAAGGAGGCGCTGAACGCGGCCGCCGACGGCTCGGCGGCGACCGGGCTCGCCCTCGAACGCAGGGCGTGGGCCGGGCTGTTCGGCACGCACGACCAGCGCGAGGGGATGGAGGCGTTCTTAGAGAAGCGCGAGCCGGAGTTCGAATAG
- a CDS encoding antitoxin VapB family protein, whose amino-acid sequence MSHQIRLDDDVYERIKATKRDDESFSDAVGRLIGGRSLRDLRDVFDGREVAEMRDAIETADERDRAEAREVGERFE is encoded by the coding sequence ATGTCACATCAGATCCGGCTCGACGACGACGTGTACGAGCGAATCAAGGCGACGAAACGGGACGACGAGTCGTTCAGCGACGCCGTCGGGCGGCTGATCGGCGGCCGATCGCTCCGTGATCTCAGAGACGTCTTCGACGGGAGAGAAGTCGCCGAGATGCGGGACGCGATCGAGACGGCCGACGAACGGGACCGAGCCGAGGCCCGCGAAGTCGGAGAGCGGTTCGAATGA
- a CDS encoding PIN domain-containing protein — MIVDTSFVLDVADDVDAAVAKERELEAESVPLAIPRMTVLELYIGVGKVADTREERRQVEAILDSYPIVSMAPSIARRAGQLLGQRLGSALGEEGPGIRKGDAVIAATAIERDEAVLAGDTHFETVTGVSHETYR, encoded by the coding sequence ATGATCGTCGACACGAGCTTCGTTCTGGACGTCGCCGACGATGTCGACGCGGCGGTCGCGAAAGAGCGAGAGCTCGAAGCCGAAAGCGTGCCGCTGGCGATCCCGAGGATGACCGTTCTGGAACTGTACATCGGTGTGGGAAAGGTGGCGGATACGCGAGAGGAACGGCGACAGGTCGAAGCGATCCTCGACTCGTATCCGATCGTCTCGATGGCCCCGAGTATCGCTCGACGCGCGGGACAACTGCTCGGTCAGCGACTCGGATCCGCACTCGGTGAGGAGGGTCCGGGGATCCGAAAGGGTGACGCGGTGATCGCCGCGACCGCGATCGAACGCGACGAGGCGGTTCTCGCGGGCGACACGCACTTCGAAACAGTCACCGGCGTCAGTCACGAGACGTATCGATGA
- the aroC gene encoding chorismate synthase — protein sequence MNGNRFGRLFQLTTYGESHGDAMGVTVCGVPAGVELDEEAIQAQLDRRKPGQSMITTSRGEPDEVVVNSGVQDGYTTGTPIGMVIQNKDAKSGKYEPYVTAPRPSHGDYTYSAKFGTRNWGGGGRSSARETVNWVAAGAVAEQVLDASDHDVEIKAHVNRIGDVEADDVPFEQLLANSEENDVRCADPEAAAEMQELIEEYQERGDSIGGSIYFECRGVPRGLGAPRFDSFPARLGQAMFSIPATTGVEYGLGRGATDVAGSDRNEDWTFDDGESFDHVESDEGDPVPVGNDHGGLQGGITTGEPIYGEATWHAPTSIPKKQRSADWETGEEKEIRVVGRHDPVLPPRAVPVVEAMLYCTVLDFMLLAGRINSDRVDGRPGEYDTDYHPSSPRNE from the coding sequence ATGAACGGGAACCGGTTCGGCCGACTCTTCCAGCTGACGACCTACGGCGAGAGCCACGGCGACGCGATGGGCGTCACCGTGTGCGGCGTGCCCGCGGGCGTCGAGCTGGACGAGGAGGCGATCCAGGCGCAGCTCGACCGGCGCAAGCCGGGGCAGTCGATGATCACCACCTCGCGCGGCGAACCCGACGAAGTCGTCGTCAACTCCGGCGTTCAGGACGGCTACACGACGGGCACGCCGATCGGCATGGTGATCCAGAACAAGGACGCCAAGTCGGGCAAGTACGAGCCGTACGTGACGGCGCCGCGCCCCTCGCACGGCGACTACACCTACTCCGCGAAGTTCGGCACGCGCAACTGGGGCGGCGGCGGGCGCTCTTCGGCCCGCGAGACGGTGAACTGGGTCGCGGCGGGCGCGGTCGCGGAGCAGGTGCTCGACGCCTCCGACCACGACGTCGAGATCAAGGCCCACGTCAACCGCATCGGCGACGTGGAGGCCGACGACGTGCCGTTCGAACAGCTCCTCGCGAACAGCGAGGAGAACGACGTGCGCTGTGCCGACCCCGAGGCGGCCGCGGAGATGCAGGAGCTGATCGAGGAGTACCAGGAACGGGGAGACTCGATCGGCGGCTCCATCTACTTCGAGTGCCGCGGGGTCCCGCGCGGACTCGGCGCCCCGCGGTTCGACAGCTTCCCCGCCCGGCTCGGACAGGCGATGTTCTCGATTCCGGCGACCACCGGCGTCGAGTACGGGCTCGGCAGGGGGGCGACCGACGTCGCCGGCAGCGACCGCAACGAGGACTGGACGTTCGACGACGGCGAGTCGTTCGACCACGTCGAGAGCGACGAGGGTGATCCGGTCCCCGTCGGCAACGACCACGGCGGCCTCCAGGGCGGGATCACCACCGGCGAACCGATCTACGGCGAGGCGACGTGGCACGCGCCCACCTCGATTCCGAAGAAGCAGCGCTCGGCCGACTGGGAGACGGGCGAGGAGAAGGAGATCCGGGTCGTCGGCCGCCACGACCCCGTGCTCCCGCCGCGGGCCGTCCCCGTCGTCGAGGCGATGCTCTACTGCACCGTCCTCGACTTCATGCTGCTCGCCGGCCGGATCAACTCCGACCGGGTCGACGGCAGACCGGGCGAGTACGACACCGACTACCACCCGAGCAGTCCCCGTAACGAGTAA
- a CDS encoding TIGR04206 family protein, which translates to MVGVDEDRESAGESRRPQTVGVDGDRPSATSVPVEWVLVVALLAVPMAVVPGDGDATLVSLWGFVTLGGDGVAGVGGYPVWAYFLDQPRPLTALPPSIRAWPLAVGFHLTAAVSATSGAAFGREDRRVTGGLLVLAAAASLWVAAGLGVRFGVGATAGWLAVLPAGAVATFIVALGVYGRDLRRMATR; encoded by the coding sequence ATGGTCGGAGTCGACGAGGACCGAGAGTCGGCGGGGGAGTCGCGGCGGCCGCAGACGGTGGGAGTCGACGGCGACCGCCCGTCCGCGACGAGCGTCCCCGTCGAGTGGGTTCTCGTCGTCGCGCTGCTCGCGGTCCCGATGGCGGTCGTCCCCGGGGACGGCGACGCGACGCTGGTGAGCCTCTGGGGGTTCGTGACGCTCGGCGGCGACGGTGTTGCCGGCGTCGGCGGGTACCCGGTGTGGGCGTACTTCCTCGACCAACCGCGGCCCCTCACGGCCCTGCCGCCGTCGATCCGCGCGTGGCCGCTCGCGGTCGGGTTCCACCTGACCGCGGCGGTCAGCGCGACGAGCGGCGCCGCGTTCGGTCGCGAGGACCGCCGGGTCACCGGCGGGCTGCTCGTGCTCGCCGCCGCCGCGTCCCTGTGGGTTGCCGCCGGACTCGGCGTGCGCTTCGGCGTCGGCGCGACCGCCGGCTGGCTCGCCGTGCTCCCGGCGGGTGCGGTCGCGACGTTCATCGTCGCGCTCGGAGTTTACGGGCGCGACCTCCGGCGCATGGCGACGCGTTGA
- a CDS encoding DHH family phosphoesterase: protein MSSGASGSARTRYAILGCGSVGHAVAEELTERGKDVLILDRDESRVEALRDQDLNARVQDIADADIVDEIGDRDIVLILASDVEANKAAVSAVRETGGDHYVVVRASDPVSEDELRERGADVVINPSTVIADSALQSLETGELEYMARQLAEIIEAGGDRMAILTHDNPEPDSIASATALQAIAEAFGVDADIVYSGDVGHQENRAFVNLLGIDLLARSEVQNLSEYGTVAAVDLAKSAEDGFDFDVEVDVYLDHLEAEVPFDARFVDVRTNVSSTSTILTKYLQEFDQSPSEAVATALLYGIRAETLDFKRDTTPADLTAAAYLHPFANHDTLEQVESPSMSPETLDVLAEAIQNREVQGSHLFSTAGFIRDREALAQAAQHLLNLEGITTTAVLGIADDNIYLAARSKDIRLNIGNVLDEAFSEMGDAAGHSTQGSLEIPLGIFTGIEASGENRDTLLHLTEEAVRRKLFDALGVEGGSGDGSNGS, encoded by the coding sequence ATGAGTAGTGGGGCATCCGGGTCCGCGCGGACCCGGTACGCCATCCTCGGCTGTGGGAGCGTCGGTCACGCCGTCGCGGAGGAACTGACCGAGCGCGGCAAGGACGTCCTCATCCTCGACCGCGACGAGAGTCGGGTCGAGGCGCTCCGCGATCAGGACCTCAACGCGCGCGTCCAAGACATCGCCGACGCCGACATCGTCGACGAGATCGGGGACCGCGACATTGTGTTGATCCTCGCCAGCGACGTGGAGGCGAACAAGGCGGCCGTCTCGGCGGTCAGAGAGACAGGCGGCGACCACTACGTCGTCGTCCGCGCCTCCGACCCCGTCAGCGAGGACGAACTGCGCGAGCGCGGTGCCGACGTGGTGATCAACCCCTCGACGGTGATCGCGGACAGCGCGCTCCAGTCGCTGGAGACGGGCGAGTTAGAGTACATGGCCCGCCAGCTCGCGGAGATAATCGAAGCGGGCGGCGACCGGATGGCGATCCTCACGCACGACAATCCCGAACCCGACTCGATCGCCTCCGCGACCGCGCTCCAAGCCATCGCCGAGGCGTTCGGCGTCGACGCCGACATCGTCTACTCCGGCGACGTCGGCCACCAGGAGAACCGGGCGTTCGTCAACCTGCTCGGGATCGACCTGCTGGCGCGCTCCGAGGTCCAGAACCTGTCGGAGTACGGGACGGTCGCCGCGGTCGACCTCGCGAAGTCGGCCGAGGATGGCTTCGACTTCGACGTCGAGGTCGACGTCTACCTCGACCACTTGGAGGCGGAGGTGCCGTTCGACGCCCGGTTCGTCGACGTGCGGACCAACGTCTCCTCGACGTCGACGATCCTCACGAAGTACCTCCAGGAGTTCGACCAGTCGCCCTCGGAGGCGGTCGCGACCGCCCTCCTCTACGGGATCCGCGCCGAGACGCTCGACTTCAAGCGGGACACGACGCCCGCGGACCTGACCGCGGCCGCGTACCTCCACCCGTTCGCGAACCACGACACGCTCGAACAGGTGGAGTCGCCGTCGATGAGTCCGGAGACCCTCGACGTGCTCGCGGAGGCGATCCAGAACCGCGAGGTCCAGGGGAGCCACCTCTTCTCGACGGCGGGGTTCATCCGCGACCGCGAGGCGCTCGCGCAGGCCGCCCAGCACCTCCTCAACCTCGAAGGGATCACGACGACGGCGGTGTTGGGCATCGCGGACGACAACATCTACCTCGCGGCCCGCTCGAAGGACATTCGGCTGAACATCGGGAACGTCCTCGACGAGGCGTTCTCCGAAATGGGCGACGCCGCCGGCCACTCGACGCAGGGGTCGCTCGAAATCCCGCTCGGCATCTTCACCGGCATCGAGGCGAGCGGCGAGAACCGCGACACGCTCCTCCACCTCACCGAGGAGGCGGTCCGGCGGAAGCTGTTCGACGCGCTCGGCGTCGAGGGCGGAAGCGGCGACGGCTCGAACGGCTCCTGA
- the hpt gene encoding hypoxanthine/guanine phosphoribosyltransferase produces the protein MDQLRQSLLDAPIIEKGEYQYFVHPISDGVPMLKPELLREIVIRLIRKADLENVDKIVTPAAMGIHISTALSLMTDIPLVVIRKRQYGLEGEVPLFQETGYSESEMFINDVEEGDRVLVLDDVLSTGGTMKAILDALTNEVGAEVVDVVAVIKKAGDNELDDTDYNVKTLINVAVEDGEVVIVDAQGDE, from the coding sequence ATGGACCAGTTGCGGCAGTCGCTCCTCGACGCGCCGATCATCGAGAAAGGCGAGTATCAGTACTTCGTCCACCCGATCAGCGACGGGGTGCCGATGCTCAAACCGGAACTCCTCCGAGAGATCGTCATCCGACTGATCCGGAAGGCGGACCTGGAGAACGTCGACAAGATCGTCACTCCGGCCGCGATGGGAATCCACATCTCCACCGCGCTCTCTTTGATGACTGATATTCCCCTCGTCGTCATCCGCAAGCGCCAGTACGGGCTGGAGGGCGAGGTCCCGCTGTTCCAGGAGACCGGCTACTCCGAGTCGGAGATGTTCATCAACGACGTCGAGGAGGGCGACCGCGTACTCGTGCTCGACGACGTGCTCTCGACGGGCGGCACGATGAAGGCGATCTTGGACGCGCTCACGAACGAGGTCGGCGCGGAGGTCGTCGATGTCGTCGCCGTGATCAAGAAGGCCGGCGACAACGAGTTGGACGACACCGACTACAACGTGAAGACGCTGATCAACGTTGCCGTCGAGGACGGCGAGGTCGTGATCGTCGACGCGCAGGGCGACGAATAA
- a CDS encoding type 1 glutamine amidotransferase domain-containing protein → MTSALFVVSEEGYWAEECIEPLTTLEAEGVDVTVATPSGSPPVVDERSLDPEAAGGEEVAAELREVDETHPRLNDPEPVAAVDAPDYDAVVVPGGHGTVWDVNQDRHARQLLLDAVAGEEGVALVVCHAVGILAFTREADGTPLVEGRSVTGFPNEWETDIVDRDDVLPDGRKLPYWVEDEVALAGADFDAELDADASVTVDGDLITARGPGSSSAAAATLLDEL, encoded by the coding sequence ATGACGAGTGCGCTGTTCGTGGTAAGCGAGGAAGGCTACTGGGCGGAAGAGTGTATCGAGCCGCTGACGACGCTGGAGGCAGAGGGCGTCGACGTGACGGTCGCGACTCCCTCCGGGTCGCCGCCGGTCGTCGACGAGCGCTCGCTGGACCCCGAGGCCGCGGGCGGCGAGGAGGTCGCGGCCGAGCTTCGCGAGGTCGACGAGACGCACCCGCGGCTCAACGACCCCGAGCCGGTCGCCGCGGTCGACGCCCCGGACTACGACGCCGTCGTCGTCCCCGGCGGCCACGGCACCGTCTGGGACGTGAACCAGGACCGACACGCCCGCCAGCTGCTGCTCGACGCGGTCGCGGGCGAGGAGGGCGTCGCCCTGGTCGTCTGCCACGCGGTCGGCATCCTCGCGTTCACGCGCGAGGCCGACGGAACGCCGCTCGTCGAGGGGCGCTCCGTGACCGGTTTCCCGAACGAGTGGGAGACAGATATCGTCGACCGAGACGACGTCCTCCCCGACGGTCGGAAGCTCCCGTACTGGGTGGAAGACGAGGTCGCCCTCGCCGGCGCCGACTTCGACGCCGAACTCGACGCCGACGCGAGCGTCACGGTCGACGGCGACCTGATCACCGCCCGCGGCCCGGGCTCGTCGTCGGCCGCGGCCGCGACGCTGCTCGACGAACTGTAG
- a CDS encoding transcriptional regulator: METTRQRIADALREEPRTASALATTLSLPTPTVYEHLEHVSKSIADGGGGDVDEEFLVAPPTCRECGFDGFDDPVNEPSRCPECKCERIEEPAFVIR, from the coding sequence ATGGAGACGACTCGTCAGCGGATCGCGGACGCGCTCCGCGAGGAACCTCGGACCGCGAGCGCCCTCGCGACGACGCTGTCGCTACCGACCCCGACGGTTTACGAGCACCTCGAACACGTCTCGAAATCGATCGCGGACGGTGGCGGCGGCGACGTCGACGAGGAGTTCCTCGTCGCCCCGCCGACCTGCCGCGAGTGCGGGTTCGACGGCTTCGACGACCCCGTCAACGAGCCGTCGCGGTGTCCCGAGTGTAAGTGCGAGCGGATCGAGGAGCCGGCGTTCGTGATCCGGTGA